A genomic region of Pseudomonas sp. RSB 5.4 contains the following coding sequences:
- a CDS encoding energy transducer TonB, with product MTLPSDLPAELAHRGVRPADRLGFTLFLAALIHLALLLGVGFTMVEPKQISKTLEITLATFKSETKPKKADFLAQENQEGSGTLDKKAIPKTTEVAPFQDNQVKKVTPPPAAKPEVREAAPKAAVTTVAPKQQKAPTKKEETRTETKPAVNAPTFDSSQLSSDIASLEAELANEQQLYAKRPRIHRLSAASTMRDKGAWYKDDWRKKVERIGNLNYPEEARRKQIYGNLRLMVSINRDGSLYEVLVLESSGQPLLDQAAQRIVRLAAPFAPFTGDLSDIDRLEIIRTWKFARGDKLSSN from the coding sequence ATGACCCTCCCGTCCGATCTGCCCGCAGAACTCGCCCATCGTGGCGTGCGCCCGGCCGATCGCCTCGGATTTACCCTGTTTCTCGCGGCGCTGATTCATTTGGCGCTGCTGCTCGGTGTCGGCTTTACCATGGTCGAGCCCAAGCAGATCAGTAAAACCCTGGAAATCACCCTTGCCACCTTCAAGAGCGAAACCAAGCCGAAAAAGGCTGATTTCCTCGCTCAGGAAAACCAGGAAGGCAGCGGCACCCTGGACAAGAAGGCGATTCCCAAGACCACCGAGGTCGCGCCGTTCCAGGACAATCAGGTCAAGAAGGTCACCCCGCCCCCGGCCGCCAAACCGGAAGTGCGCGAAGCCGCGCCCAAGGCTGCAGTGACGACGGTGGCGCCGAAACAGCAAAAGGCGCCGACCAAGAAAGAAGAAACCAGGACCGAGACCAAACCTGCGGTCAACGCGCCGACGTTTGACAGCTCGCAGCTGTCCAGCGACATCGCCAGCCTCGAAGCGGAACTGGCCAACGAACAGCAGCTATACGCCAAGCGCCCGCGCATTCACCGCTTGAGCGCCGCCTCGACCATGCGCGACAAGGGCGCCTGGTACAAGGACGACTGGCGCAAGAAGGTCGAGCGCATCGGCAACCTCAATTACCCGGAAGAAGCGCGGCGCAAGCAGATCTACGGCAACCTGCGGCTGATGGTCTCGATCAACCGCGACGGCTCACTGTATGAAGTGCTGGTGCTGGAATCCTCCGGCCAGCCGCTGCTGGATCAGGCGGCGCAGCGCATCGTCCGACTGGCGGCACCGTTTGCGCCGTTTACCGGCGATCTGTCGGATATCGACCGACTGGAAATCATCCGCACCTGGAAATTTGCCCGGGGCGACAAGCTTTCCAGCAACTGA
- a CDS encoding YqgE/AlgH family protein encodes MKNVSPSYLKHHFLIAMPHMADPNFAHTLTYIVEHTANGAMGLVVNRPQELNLADILEQLRPDIDPPALCQHVPIFIGGPVQTDRGFVLHPAGKSFQATVELDGDLALSTSQDVLFAIADGVGPAKSLIALGYAGWEAGQLEAELADNAWLTCPYDADILFNTSSELRLEAAARHLGINLSLLTSQAGHA; translated from the coding sequence ATGAAAAACGTCAGCCCCAGCTACCTCAAGCATCACTTCCTGATCGCCATGCCACACATGGCCGACCCGAACTTTGCCCACACCTTGACCTACATCGTCGAGCACACGGCCAATGGCGCCATGGGGCTGGTGGTCAATCGACCGCAAGAGCTGAATCTGGCTGACATCCTCGAGCAATTGCGCCCGGACATCGACCCGCCAGCGCTGTGCCAGCATGTGCCGATCTTCATTGGGGGCCCGGTGCAGACCGATCGCGGGTTTGTCCTGCACCCGGCGGGCAAGTCCTTTCAGGCCACCGTCGAGCTGGACGGTGATCTGGCGCTGTCTACCTCCCAGGACGTGCTGTTCGCCATCGCCGACGGCGTGGGCCCGGCGAAAAGCCTGATTGCCCTCGGCTATGCCGGTTGGGAAGCCGGGCAACTGGAAGCCGAGCTGGCCGACAACGCCTGGCTGACCTGCCCGTACGACGCCGACATCCTGTTCAACACCAGCAGCGAACTGCGTCTTGAGGCGGCGGCCCGGCACCTGGGGATCAACCTCAGCCTGCTGACCAGCCAGGCGGGGCACGCCTGA
- the ruvX gene encoding Holliday junction resolvase RuvX yields the protein MALRLILGFDYGTKQIGVAVGQVITGQARELCTLKAQNGVPDWNQVEALFKEWKPDAVVVGLPLNMDGTPSEMCLRAEKFARRLNGRFNVPFYTHDERLTTFEAKGERLVRGGQKGSYRDNPVDAIAAALLLQGWLDENTALFES from the coding sequence ATGGCCCTGCGCCTGATTCTTGGCTTCGACTACGGCACCAAACAGATCGGCGTTGCGGTCGGCCAGGTGATTACCGGCCAGGCCCGCGAGCTGTGCACCTTGAAAGCGCAGAACGGCGTGCCCGACTGGAATCAGGTCGAAGCGCTGTTCAAGGAATGGAAACCCGACGCCGTCGTCGTCGGCCTGCCGCTGAACATGGACGGCACGCCGAGCGAGATGTGCCTGCGCGCGGAGAAATTCGCTCGCCGTCTCAATGGCCGCTTCAATGTGCCCTTCTATACCCACGACGAACGTCTGACCACCTTCGAAGCCAAGGGTGAGCGACTGGTGCGTGGCGGGCAGAAAGGCAGTTACCGCGACAACCCGGTGGACGCCATCGCCGCCGCCCTGCTGCTGCAAGGCTGGCTCGACGAAAACACTGCATTGTTTGAATCCTGA
- the pyrR gene encoding bifunctional pyr operon transcriptional regulator/uracil phosphoribosyltransferase PyrR, whose protein sequence is MSLPNPADLISQMAIHLKAHLAQRDIREPRYIGIRTGGIWVAQALLKELASDAPLGTLDVSFYRDDFSQNGLHPQVRPSALPFEIEGQHLVLIDDVLMSGRTIRAAMNELFDYGRPASVTLVCLLDLDAGELPIRPNVVGATLSLAANERVKLSGPEPLTLELQDLNP, encoded by the coding sequence ATGAGCCTGCCCAATCCCGCCGATCTGATCAGTCAGATGGCGATCCACCTCAAGGCGCACCTGGCACAGCGTGATATCCGCGAACCGCGTTACATCGGCATCCGCACCGGTGGCATCTGGGTCGCGCAGGCCCTGCTCAAGGAATTGGCCAGCGACGCGCCGCTGGGCACGCTGGATGTTTCCTTCTACCGCGACGACTTCAGCCAGAACGGCCTGCACCCGCAAGTGCGCCCGTCGGCCCTGCCCTTCGAGATCGAAGGCCAGCATCTGGTGCTGATCGATGACGTACTGATGAGCGGCCGGACCATCCGCGCCGCCATGAACGAATTGTTCGACTACGGCCGCCCGGCCAGCGTGACCCTGGTCTGCCTGCTCGACCTGGACGCTGGCGAACTGCCGATCCGCCCGAACGTGGTCGGCGCGACCCTGTCGCTGGCCGCCAACGAGCGCGTCAAGCTGTCCGGCCCGGAGCCGCTGACGCTCGAACTGCAAGACCTGAATCCTTAA
- a CDS encoding aspartate carbamoyltransferase catalytic subunit codes for MTPLDTKRPLQLNDQGQLRHFLSLDGLRRELLTEILDTADSFLEVGARAVKKVPLLRGKTVCNVFFENSTRTRTTFELAAQRLSADVITLNVSTSSASKGETLLDTLRNLEAMAADMFVVRHGDSGAAHFIAEHVCPQVAIINGGDGRHAHPTQGMLDMLTIRRHKGGFENLSVAIVGDILHSRVARSNMLALKTLGCPDIRVIAPKTLLPIGIEQYGVKVYTDMNEGLKDVDVVIMLRLQRERMTGGLLPSEGEFYRLFGLTTARLAGAKPDCIVMHPGPINRGVEIESAVADGPHSVILNQVTYGIAIRMAVLSMAMSGQTAQRQFEQENAQ; via the coding sequence ATGACGCCTCTAGATACCAAGCGCCCGCTGCAGCTCAATGATCAGGGCCAGCTGCGCCACTTCCTCTCGCTCGACGGCCTGCGCCGCGAGTTGCTGACGGAAATCCTCGACACTGCCGACTCGTTCCTCGAAGTCGGTGCACGGGCGGTGAAGAAGGTCCCGTTGCTGCGCGGCAAGACCGTGTGCAACGTATTCTTCGAAAACTCCACCCGCACCCGCACCACCTTCGAACTGGCGGCCCAGCGGCTGTCGGCGGACGTGATCACCCTGAACGTGTCGACCTCGTCGGCCAGTAAAGGTGAAACCCTGCTCGACACCCTGCGCAACCTCGAAGCGATGGCTGCCGACATGTTCGTGGTACGCCACGGTGACTCCGGCGCCGCACACTTCATCGCCGAACACGTCTGCCCGCAAGTAGCGATCATCAACGGCGGCGACGGCCGTCACGCCCACCCGACCCAGGGCATGCTCGACATGCTCACCATCCGTCGGCACAAGGGCGGTTTCGAAAACCTCTCGGTGGCGATCGTCGGCGACATCCTGCACTCGCGAGTGGCGCGTTCGAACATGCTCGCCCTGAAGACCCTCGGCTGCCCGGACATCCGCGTGATCGCGCCGAAGACTCTGCTGCCGATCGGCATCGAGCAGTACGGCGTCAAGGTCTACACCGACATGAACGAAGGCCTGAAGGACGTCGACGTGGTGATCATGCTGCGCCTGCAGCGTGAGCGCATGACCGGCGGCCTGCTGCCGAGCGAAGGCGAGTTCTACCGCCTGTTCGGCCTGACTACCGCGCGTCTGGCCGGGGCCAAACCCGATTGCATTGTCATGCACCCGGGGCCGATCAACCGTGGGGTAGAGATCGAGTCCGCAGTGGCCGACGGCCCGCACTCGGTGATCCTCAATCAAGTCACCTACGGCATCGCCATCCGCATGGCCGTGCTGTCGATGGCCATGAGCGGGCAAACAGCGCAACGTCAATTCGAGCAGGAGAACGCCCAGTGA
- a CDS encoding dihydroorotase, translating into MKLSILGARVIDPSSGLDQITDIHVEACKIVALGAAPAGFTAVETIDASGLVAAPGLVDLNVALREPGYSRKGSIASETRAAAAGGVTSLCCPPKTKPVLDTSAVAELILDRAREAGNTKVFPIGALSKGLDGEQLAELVALRDAGCVAFGNGLESFRNTRTLCRALEYAATFDLTVIFNSQDHDLADGGLAHEGPVASFLGLPGIPETAETVALARDLLLVEQTGVRAHFSQLTSARGVALIAQAQARGLKVTADVALYQLILTDEALIDFSSLYHVQPPLRTRADRDGLREAVKSGVISAISSHHQPHERDAKLAPFGATEPGISSVELLLPLAMTLVEDGLLDLPTLLARLSAGPADALRLPAGKLAVGGAADIVLFDPKASTVAGEGWLSKGENCPFLGHSLPGVVRYTLVDGRISHQA; encoded by the coding sequence GTGAAGCTCAGCATTCTCGGCGCCCGCGTCATCGATCCAAGCAGCGGCCTGGATCAAATCACCGACATCCACGTTGAAGCCTGCAAGATCGTCGCCCTCGGCGCCGCACCGGCCGGTTTCACCGCAGTAGAAACCATCGACGCCAGCGGTCTTGTTGCCGCACCGGGGCTGGTCGACCTGAACGTGGCCCTGCGCGAACCGGGTTACAGCCGCAAAGGCAGCATCGCCAGCGAAACCCGCGCGGCTGCGGCCGGCGGCGTGACCAGCCTGTGCTGCCCGCCGAAGACCAAACCGGTGCTCGACACTTCGGCCGTGGCCGAACTGATCCTCGACCGCGCCCGCGAGGCCGGCAACACCAAGGTGTTCCCGATTGGCGCACTGAGCAAAGGCCTGGACGGCGAGCAACTGGCCGAACTGGTGGCGCTGCGCGACGCCGGTTGTGTGGCGTTCGGCAACGGTCTGGAGAGTTTCCGCAACACCCGCACCCTGTGCCGGGCACTGGAGTACGCAGCCACCTTCGACCTGACGGTGATTTTCAATTCGCAGGATCACGATCTGGCGGATGGCGGTCTGGCCCATGAAGGCCCGGTCGCCAGTTTCCTCGGTCTGCCGGGGATTCCGGAAACCGCGGAAACCGTGGCCCTCGCTCGCGATCTGCTGCTGGTCGAGCAGACCGGCGTGCGCGCGCACTTCAGCCAACTGACCAGCGCGCGCGGTGTGGCCCTGATCGCTCAGGCGCAGGCCCGTGGTTTGAAGGTCACCGCAGATGTCGCGCTGTATCAGTTGATCCTCACCGATGAAGCGCTGATCGACTTCAGCAGCCTGTATCACGTGCAACCGCCGCTGCGCACCCGCGCCGACCGCGATGGCCTGCGCGAAGCGGTGAAATCCGGGGTGATTTCGGCGATTTCCAGCCATCACCAACCGCATGAGCGCGACGCCAAACTGGCACCGTTCGGCGCGACCGAGCCGGGCATCAGCAGTGTTGAATTGCTGTTGCCGCTGGCGATGACGCTGGTTGAGGATGGTTTGCTGGATCTGCCGACCCTGCTGGCGCGCCTGAGTGCCGGGCCTGCGGATGCGCTGCGTCTGCCGGCGGGCAAACTGGCGGTGGGCGGCGCGGCGGATATCGTGTTGTTCGACCCGAAGGCGTCCACCGTGGCCGGCGAAGGCTGGCTGTCGAAGGGCGAGAACTGCCCGTTCCTTGGGCATAGTTTGCCGGGTGTGGTGCGTTACACCTTGGTGGATGGGCGGATCAGTCACCAGGCGTAA
- a CDS encoding TM2 domain-containing protein, protein MNRYQQVAAPQDTHSKIIGYLLWIFGFTGAHRFYYGKPVTGTIWFFTFGLLGIGWLIDVFLIPAMDREADLRFTAGPIEYNVAWILLTFLGVFGVHRMYQGKWISGLLYLLTGGLFFVGVLYDFWTLNDQVSVRNAQNRGAFQ, encoded by the coding sequence ATGAACCGCTATCAGCAGGTTGCTGCACCGCAGGATACGCACAGCAAAATTATCGGGTATCTGCTGTGGATTTTTGGTTTCACCGGCGCGCACCGCTTCTATTACGGCAAGCCGGTGACCGGGACGATCTGGTTCTTCACCTTCGGTCTGCTGGGCATTGGCTGGCTGATCGACGTGTTTCTGATCCCGGCGATGGATCGCGAGGCGGATCTGCGTTTCACCGCAGGGCCGATCGAATACAACGTGGCGTGGATTCTGCTGACGTTCCTGGGCGTATTCGGCGTGCACCGGATGTACCAGGGCAAGTGGATCAGCGGCTTGCTGTATCTGCTGACCGGCGGGTTGTTCTTTGTCGGCGTGTTGTATGACTTCTGGACCCTGAATGATCAGGTGTCGGTGCGTAACGCGCAGAACAGAGGCGCCTTTCAGTAA
- a CDS encoding C40 family peptidase, with amino-acid sequence MRPFFKTWLTICLLMPLAAHATNREQRLPNVNGFTPKSHASAPSSKSSKQTKHTTLASKNHGKLVPPMANKESSNVLSRAVNVLGTPYRWGGSSPSKGFDCSGLVKYAFNDATFDLPRTSNAMASGHGEKVERKDLKPGDLIFFNIKSRRVNHVAIYLGNDRFIHAPRRGKAVSIDTLNKPYWEQHYVVAKRVLPKEPAGKQMRVVQR; translated from the coding sequence ATGCGACCATTTTTCAAGACATGGCTAACTATTTGCCTATTAATGCCACTGGCCGCCCACGCCACCAATCGTGAGCAACGTCTTCCCAACGTTAACGGTTTCACCCCTAAATCCCATGCTTCTGCTCCTTCGAGCAAGAGCAGCAAACAAACGAAACACACCACCCTCGCCAGCAAGAACCACGGCAAGCTGGTGCCACCGATGGCCAACAAGGAAAGCAGCAACGTCCTGAGCCGTGCGGTGAACGTCCTTGGTACTCCTTATCGTTGGGGCGGCAGCAGCCCAAGTAAAGGGTTCGATTGCAGTGGTCTGGTGAAATATGCGTTCAACGACGCGACCTTCGACCTGCCACGTACGTCCAACGCGATGGCCAGCGGTCATGGCGAGAAAGTCGAACGCAAGGATCTGAAACCGGGCGACCTGATTTTCTTCAACATCAAGAGCCGTCGGGTCAACCACGTTGCCATCTACCTGGGCAACGACCGCTTCATCCACGCCCCACGCCGTGGCAAAGCGGTGAGCATCGATACGCTGAACAAGCCGTACTGGGAACAGCATTACGTGGTTGCCAAGCGTGTGTTGCCGAAAGAACCGGCCGGCAAGCAGATGCGCGTGGTTCAGCGCTGA
- a CDS encoding type IV pilus twitching motility protein PilT gives MDITELLAFSAKQGASDLHLSAGLPPMIRVDGDVRRINLPALDHKQVHELIYDIMNDTQRVDFEKHLETDFSFEVPGVARFRVNAFNQSRGAGAVFRTIPSKVLSMEDLGMGDVFRKITDAPRGLVLVTGPTGSGKSTTLAAMIDYLNTHRHHHILTIEDPIEFVHESRKCLINQREVHRDTRSFATALRSALREDPDVILVGEMRDLETIRLALTAAETGHLVFGTLHTTSAAKTIDRVVDVFPGDEKSMVRSMLSESLLAVVSQTLIKKIGGGRVAAHEIMLGTSAIRNLIREDKVAQMYSAIQTGGSLGMQTLDMCLKELVTKGLISREHAREKARTPDNF, from the coding sequence ATGGATATCACTGAACTGCTGGCGTTCAGCGCCAAACAGGGCGCTTCCGACCTGCACCTGTCGGCCGGTCTGCCGCCGATGATCCGCGTCGATGGCGATGTGCGGCGGATCAATCTGCCAGCGCTGGATCACAAGCAAGTGCACGAATTGATCTACGACATCATGAACGACACCCAGCGCGTCGACTTCGAGAAACACCTGGAAACCGATTTCTCGTTCGAAGTCCCCGGCGTCGCGCGCTTTCGGGTCAATGCGTTCAATCAGAGCCGTGGCGCTGGCGCGGTGTTTCGCACCATTCCCTCGAAAGTGCTGAGCATGGAAGACCTCGGCATGGGCGACGTCTTTCGCAAGATCACCGATGCCCCGCGCGGGCTGGTGCTGGTGACCGGGCCGACCGGGTCCGGCAAGTCAACCACGTTGGCGGCGATGATCGACTACCTCAACACCCATCGTCACCACCACATTCTCACCATCGAAGACCCGATCGAGTTTGTCCACGAATCGCGCAAATGCCTGATCAATCAGCGCGAAGTCCACCGCGATACCCGCAGCTTCGCCACCGCGCTGCGTTCGGCGCTGCGCGAAGACCCGGATGTGATTCTGGTGGGCGAGATGCGCGACCTGGAAACCATTCGCTTGGCCCTGACCGCTGCCGAGACCGGGCATCTGGTGTTCGGCACGCTGCACACGACGTCGGCCGCCAAGACCATCGACCGTGTTGTCGATGTGTTCCCGGGCGACGAGAAGTCCATGGTGCGCTCGATGCTGTCCGAGTCATTGCTGGCGGTGGTGTCGCAGACCCTGATCAAGAAGATCGGCGGCGGACGGGTGGCAGCGCACGAGATCATGCTGGGAACGTCGGCGATCCGGAACCTGATCCGCGAGGACAAGGTGGCGCAGATGTATTCGGCGATTCAGACCGGCGGGTCGTTGGGGATGCAGACACTCGACATGTGCCTGAAGGAACTGGTGACCAAGGGTCTGATCAGCCGCGAGCATGCGCGGGAGAAGGCGCGTACGCCGGATAATTTCTGA